The genomic window TACGTAATACCAATAAAGTATTAGACGAAAATGTATTTTTTAGTACTTACTACTCTAATGATTTTAGTTTTATACGATTATTGGACAAACTAGGTGGTATTATGTTCGTAGATGCTGCTGTTCTTGATGAATTGTTAGTAACCAATAAATTTCGACCGATTTTAACCGATTTATTTCAGCGGGGAATATTGATGTTATGCGATCCAGAAAATAAATATTCAGAAATTTCCGATAAAGTCGAATTGACAGATGAAGAACGAAGTATTTATCGTTTTGAACTAAGAAATATTAGGTCTGAATTCAACAAAATTGAAGCAGCTAAATCTAAAGCAAATCCTAATCGTCGGAAACCTAAAAATGATGGGGAAGCTGCATCACTTGCTTTAGCTAGAGTTCTGCATTTACCCATTATCTGTACAGATGATACGAGCGTTCCGCATGTAATTAAACAGTTAGAATTGCAAATTGTAACTAATTCTGATAGTGAAGAAAAATCTGAGTTTATTCGAACATATGGATTATATGATTTGTGTGAAGAGTTAATTATAGGTGGGGTAGTCACAAAGACAGCGTTGAAAAAAATCTATAAAAATGCAATAAAAGGCGACCGGAATGAAGAACATAAGTTGGGTAAATTCAACTCAATTCCAGAACCAGTAAACATAACGGACAAATGAAATACATATTAGAGGCTAGGACAAAACCTCATTTTTCTGCAGCGAAATTGGAGTAGAGCGCAACGCAGCGACAGAAATCTTTAATGAGCTGCAGTTTTGAGATTTGTCGAGAACTTTTGATTGTTTATCCAACTTTATCGATTTATCAACCAACTTTTTTAATTTATCGACCAACTTTTGAAAAATATCGACATCTATCTTCATGCAACGCTCTCGGACCGCACTAATGATTTACGTCGCTTATGACAAAAACATATTTTTTTACGCAAAATTTAAAAACTTAACATCAAAAAACGCGAGAAATCAACGTTTCTAAATTGAATTATCGTGCTTTTTAAGGTTTTGACCAGTTTTGTCCCACCCACTTTAAATTTTTCTTTAAATAATTGAACTGAGATTTTATTCAGAGGAAATAATTGGTGGAGTGCCCAATGAGAAGTAAACACCAGAATTACTTTGTTTTATGTTTTGAAACAATCTTTTAAAAAACATCCTCTCTCATGCGATTTTAAAACACACGATATGCACACGACACGAAAATCACATAAAAAAATCACCCTCCAATAATGAAGGGTGATTTGTTCAAAAGCCGTGTGGCTGTAAGATTAAATTAAAAAAGCCGCGTATGCCGTAGTTATTATAGAAAGTTTTAAACCACCACTCCTCAAATGTGAAAACCAGTGTGTTAATACATGTTAAGTAATATCGTAAATAGCTGTAATAAAAGGTTTTTGTGTTATTTAAGTGTTGTGTTTTATCAAATTTAATTTGGGGTTATCGTAAATTTTAACCCCAAATTAACCCCATTAACCCCAGTTATTTAACATTGGTATTGAATAATACTTCCAACTTATCAGCAGCAGCGCGATCTGCTGATTTGAAAGCATGTCCATAAGTATTCATGGTGATTGAAATATCTGAATGTCCTAAGCGCTCAGAAATGATTTTAGCATGTACACCTTGAGCAATTAACAACGATGCAGATGTGTGACGTAAATCGTGCAACCTAATATATTTAAACTTATTAGCCTTAAGAAACTTACTCCATTTATTTGTAGGGCTAGAAGGATGTAAATGATGTCCTTTTTCATTGCAGAAAACCCATTCATATTTATCTTCTTCCCATTGGTCAGCATATTTCAATTTGTTTTTAACCCATTGTTTACGATACCTTTTTAATTCCTCAATCATACTTGAAGGTAATGTAACGATACGTTTAGATGTTTTTGTTTTAGTTGTTTTAATATGAGGACCAGTTTTTGTTAACACAATTGTTTGTTTAATTTCGATTTGATTATTAACAATATCAACATTCTTCCATTCAAGACCTAATAGTTCACCTCTACGTAATCCAGCTGCTAATGCCAATGTAAACATAATCCTCCAGTGTTCAGGTTCATGTTGAACAAGCTTCATCAATTGAGCAATTTCATTTTCATCATATACTTGTAAATCTGCATGTTCATATTCTGTATCGTTAGGTTTCGGCTTTTCGATACCATCCATCGGATTGTTTGCTATGACTCTCCATTTCGTTGCGTATTTAAAAACACTTTGGAGAGTTCTATAAATATCTTGTTTTGAATGGAAAGATAATTCGCCTTCTTTTCCATCTTTACGTTTTAAGTTAGACAATAGATCAAGGAGAATAAGTTCATTTATTTTGTTTATTTCCATGTGTCCTATAACTGGAAGTATATGATCATTTAATTTTCGTTGATGATTTCCATAAGTTGTGCCAGCGAGAGTAGAAGCATATTTCTCTTCCCATTGTTTTGCGAAATCAGAAAAAATCATCTTTTTCGTCTCAATGAAATTACCGGAAAGTACTTCATTTTTAAATCTTAAATACTCGCTATCCAAATATTCTTTAAGTTGTTTTGGGGTATATTTGCCTTCTACAGTTATTGATTTTCTTTTTTTAGGATACTTTCCTTGCGCATCTTTTGGAAGGTATACTGTGAAGCGATAAGAATTGTCTCCTCGTTTCTCAATATTAGCCATTTCGTTACCTCCTTTGTCGTTATTTTCTTGATTATAACAGAATGAAATTATTTTCATGTGAATTAAAGCTATTTGGAAGAAAATACATTACAACATGATTCACCATTTTTCGATAAATAATGACAAATATTAAAACATTTTAGTCGGAGGAAATGTATAACGAGGAAAATATTTCTTCATATGTCGAGTCACGTAATGTAAAAGCTTTTCACAAAATAATAATTTATGTATACAATATAATTGAAAACAAAAATGTCGAATGTTGTGAAATTTGTATTGATTCCTTTGTTACATAATTATTATTGATTAAGAACAAGTGTTCTTATATAATTTAAAAATAAGAGGTGATTGGCGTGAAAAAAGAGCTGATTAAGTTAATTGAAAATTCAAGTGCAGAGATTACAATTACAAAAGAACATTTGGGAATTGTTGAAATGTTACTACAAATTTCCACACCTGTTAGATTGGATAATCTTTTGTACTTAACAAAAGCCAATTATAAAAAAGAAAAAAGCAGCTCAATTTGAGTTGCCTTTTTTCTTTGCGTTCATTAATCTTATTAAATTAAGAAATGTTTCTAATTCCTCATCACTTAATTCGTGAGCTTCAATAATTAAATCCCTTATCTGTTCATTTCCACGTTCCATTGCGTCAGTAACTATATCTGCATATAGCTCTTTAGATGATATGAACATCTCACCTTCTCCAGTTCTAAGCCATTCCTCATTTATGTTAAAACTACTACATAAATGTTTGATAAAAACATCATTAGGTGTCACTTTTCTTAATTCATAACTTGCTATCATAGGTCGTGTAACAGATAAAGCCTCTGCGAATTTATCTTGTGTAAGGTTTGAATTTTTCCTCACTAATTTAATTCTATCCCCTAACATTTTGTTCACCTCTTTTTCTTTATATTCTTATTATATACAAACAATTATGTATTCACAACTACAAAATAAAATAAAATTTTGTGTTTATGTATTTACAAATACTTTTATTCGTGATAAATTGTATTCACAACTACAAAAGAGAGGTGATAAATATGGAAAAGCAACATAGTGATCGAGAAAATACATTCAGACTTCTGTTGGCAGAATCATTAGAACTTGATAAAGAAGAAATTCCGATGGCTAGAGGTTTCTTGATGGGTTTAAAAGCTCAAAGACATTTAAAGAAAGATTTGGGACCAGAAGAAAACCTTAATCAAAACATTATCTAATGCACTCAGCTAAAATCCTAATAATCTAGCATATTCAAACTTATAGCTTATATGACGGTAGCAACGTTAATAAAGATCATAAGGAGAAAATATAGTGGAAATTGCTAATTTAGACGGTCAGTTAGTGATTGATAGTCGAGATATTGCAGAAATGGTCAGTAGACCACACAACGATGTATTGAAAGACATTCGAAGAATCGTTGATCAATTAGGTGAGGGAACTTCTTCCCAGTCCTATTTTATAGAATCAACTTATACAAACAGTCAAAATAAAGAGTTGCCTTGTTTCTTATTAACGAAGAAAGGTTGCGAACTATATGGAACTCGTATGACTGGAGCGAAAGGTACTCAATTTGCTGTAGCATATATTGACCGTTTCAATGAAATGGAACAAACATTACTTGACCAGCAACCAGATTATCATCTTCCCTCTACATTCAAAGAAGCGCTCTATACGCTCGCTGAATCTGTGGATGAAAACGACAAGCTTAAACAGAAAATAGAAAGTGATCGTGAAAAAGTTGTTCTAGCTAATGCAATCACCACAAGTGATGAAGGTCTTCTAATTGAAGGTGCTGCAAAGTACATGCGGCAAAATGGTGTAAACATTGGGCGTGACAGATTATTCAAATGGTTGCGTGGACAAGGTTATTTAGTTAGTCGTCAAGGTCGAGAGTTTAACAAACCTACTCAAAAATCATTAAATCAAGGGCTGATGAAAATACATGCCCAACAGTACTTTGATTCAGAAGGTGAGTTAAAAGTTAATAGACAAGTAGTTGTTACAGGAAAAGGTTTGATGTTCTTCATTAATAAATTCTTACATGATGGACAACTAACTTTGAGATTGGAGTGATCAATTTGGAAAAAATCACATTGTCAGTTGATGAAGTAGCTAAATTACTTGGTTTAGGTAAAACAACCATTTATACGATGGCTCGTCAAAATGAGATTCCGCACAAAAAAGTACGTGGACGAATTTTGTTTCATCGTCAAACTATTGAAAGTTGGTTAGGTGGTGAAACCAATTGAAAATCAAAGTAGCAGAGTGGTTGGCATTACCAGTTGAGCAACGTTTAGCTTTAATCAGCAATGCGATTAATAAAGCAGTAGCAGCACGTCAAAAGTAAAACTATCAAACTATTTGGAGGTTATGAGAATGCAACCAATTATAAATGTAAAAGGTACAAAGTTATCAGTAGTTTCAATTCATTATCGTGCGAATGGGAAGCCTTCCACAGTTTATGCAGCAGATGAAAATGGCCGTGAATCACTATTTGTTGAAAAGTCTCAAAGCCAATATGATGATCGCCCTCATGTTGCTGTGGAAAACTTGGCTGAATTGCTTGAGTATCCAGATGCTAATAAACAGATTGTGGATGACTTAGTTGAACTAGTTAAGGATTCCAAAGACCATTTGAAAGTATTGGGTAATCAAATAATTCAGGAAGTGTTAACTCATGATGGGTTACCGTTTGGTGATAGTGCATTACCAAATCTAGCAAAAGAGTATAAGGAACAAAGTGATTATATTGATGGGGTTGTATCAGCACTGGAGATAGTTAAACGTGACAACTATGCATAAGCAGTTGAAACGCAAAGCGGTAATCCAACAACTGAATAAACTTGGCATCCACAGTGTTGAAGGACAACCACTTGAAGATGCCATTTACACAAAGTTACTAAAAACATTAGCTCGTAAACGTGCATCACAGGATTGCTAGGAGGTGAATAACTGATGATACAAGTTTACTGTAATGATGAAAACGGCATAAACAAATGGTTAAAAGAGAACCACAATCTGGTTGATATTATCGATGTAAAAATCGCAATGAATAATGATGGCGAGTGGATAATGGTTGTTTATAAAAAATTAAGGAGTGAATGAGTGATGAAATCAACAGGAATTATTCGTAAGGTAGATGATTTAGGTCGTGTGGTAGTCCCAAAAGAATTACGTCGCACATTAGGGATTGAAAATGGTGATCCACTCGAAATCTTTATCGATGGTGACCAAATCATTTTAAAGAAGTACAAGCCAAATATGACGTGTATAGCGACTGGTGAAGTCTCTGATGATAATTACAGTTTGCTAGGTGGCAAGTTGATATTAAGTCGTGAAGGTTTAGAAAAGCTTCTTGATGAGATTGAAAAGTAGGTGATTCTATGCGTATAGGCTACACACACGCTGATTTATACGATAGAGAATCAGATTACTATCAAGACATCGAAGATGCACAAAATGCCCAAATAGAGGCACAAAAAAACTCGTCAAAGGCGGGAACCAATGGCGAGCGTGAAAATTTTATAAATGACACTGGTATTGTACCACAGGAGGATGTTAAATGACAAAATTTAATGTTGGGGATGAATTAACGTTCCTTAATAATACAAGCTCTTTTTTCACTAAAGGTAAAAAGTATAAAGTTATCAAAATTGATAAAACGATGTATAGCTTTATTGATGATAAAGGAAACAAGCATCATTGGGATTTTGATAAAGCACACAAAGCGTTTGGTGAAAATTCATCGAAAAAACAACGTATCACAGCATTAGAAAATGAAGTAGCTGAATTAAAGTTAATTGTTCATGAATTACGTGGTAAGAAATCGATTGAGCCTTCCACAATTAATACTGTGGAGGACATCATCGAATTTGAAGGTAAGCAATATCGCAAGGTTGATCGTGAAGCACGTGAAGGTGATGTGGTTGTATTTGATAAAACAGTAAATTTCAAAGGCGATGAAATTGTAACTAAAGGTCAGCTTTACAAAGCTAAAATAGGTGTCCTTGGTGAACTTGCTTTTGTTGATAATGAAGGCACTCCACTGAATGTTTATGATGGCGGTATTACTAAATTCATACCTGAAAATGTTAGTGTTTACGAACTAATCGAAGCCAAACCACTAACACCAAATCAAAAACGTGCTGTGATTATTGAGAAGGCTAAGAAGTTTGTAGAGGACAACAAAACGGAAATTACAGGAGAAGCGCTTTACGGCAAGTATAAAGGCAAGGTTCAAACTTGGCGCAGCATCTATGTATTCGCAAATAAATCAGGGAAACATGCTTGTAATGTTGAGTTTGTAGTCGATGCAGAAAAACGTACAATCACTGCTTTGATGCGAGGTGTTGATACAAATAACCTTTACGAAGAAGCTACTGCAAAATGCAATCCAAATGACGTATTCAACGAACACATTGGAAAAGCAATTGCGTTAGGACGAGCACTAGGTCTAGATGTTAGTGAGTTTGAACAGGCGGTGCAGCCAAATGAAATTGCAGTAGGTCATAAAATAGAAGGTAAGTATAAAGATTTTTTTGACATCACATCGATAAGTGAAACTAGATTCGAGACAAATCCAGGTATTGGTTTTCACAAATGGCGTTTTGATGAAGGTGAATTAAAAATCATCAACGACACTAACACTAAGTATGGAGGTGTTGAATAATGTTAGCAAACAAACTTGAACAATTAGACGAGCAGTTACAAGACAACTCGGTTGAATTAACAAAAGAAGAAGTGGTTGAGCAATTTAAAATCGATGGTTTAGATTCAGCAGATTGGGCATTACGCAAAATTGCTATTAACAATAAAGCACTACAAGAAAAGGAAGAACTTTTCGCTAAGTATGAACAATGGATTAAAGCAGAACGTGCTAAAACAGAACGTGATAATAGCTTCTTTGAATATTTACTAACGGATTATCATGCGCGTATTTTAGCCGAAAATCCAAAACAAAAATCGATTAGCACACCAAACGGTAAAGTTCAATCTACTACTCGCAAGCCAGCAATCGTTAAGCCGGAAAAAGATAGCCTTCCACAGTTGATTGAGTATGCAGAGCAAAATGAATTTGCTGATTTTGTGGAAGTCAAAAAGGAACTAAAGTGGACTGAATTTAAGAAGGAATTAACACTAACAGACGATTTGAAAGTCGTTGATTCTAATGGTCAAGTCGTTCCAAACATTCCGATTTCAGAAGGCGGCACAACATTTAAAATCACAACTTAGGAGGGTAATCATGGTACAAGTAAATGGCTTAACAGATGCATTAACAGAAGTTGATAACTTTAAAGATTCAGCAGTTTCAGAAATAAATCATGCATTAGACACACTTTCTGACATCGATTTCACAGTCAATTCAGAAGAAGATGTCCAATATATCGAATCAGAAGTAAAAAGCGCAATGGATGCTTTGAAAGAAGCACTTAGTACATTAGAAAGCTAATTAGGAGGAAAAACACTTGAAAAAATTACTTAATCAAAAAGAACAATGGTATGCAGATACAGCAGAAGATGCAGAGGAAATTGTTACTGAAGCGAAAGAAAATGAAGCGTTAGTTATGAAAAAAATCAGCGAAAAATACAACAAATACGGTCAGTATTTCCTTGTTGATTTAACGTACCAATATGGCACACCTAAAGAGGTAATGGAAGGTAAGCCGAAGGATGATGCTCCAGATGGTCAAATGAGCATTGAAGAAGTACATGAAGGTGTACCATATACAGTCAATCAAGATGGCAGTGTAAAAGTGGAAAATAATGATGAAGAATTGCCAGAGTTCGAAGATCCATTCGCTGATAAGGAAGAGGAAGAAAAGAAAAATGATGTCGATGATGAGAACTTGCCATTTTAATAGAAAAGGAGTGTGGAAGAATTGGAATTAACGAATGGAGCTCAAATCACTAAAAGTAAAAAAGCTCACATCATCATGTATTCGAAACAAGGTGATGGCAAAACAACGGTAGCTGGATTATTACCAGGCAAAACATTGGTGTTCGATATTGATGGTACAAGCCAAGTGTTAGCAGGTTATGAAAATGTCGATGTAGCGAAGATTGATGGAGAAAACCCTCGTGAAAGTATTCTTAAGTTTTACGCAATCGCTAAAGCTAACATCAAAAAATATGACAATGTTTTTATCGATAATCTTACGCACTATCAAAAGTTATGGTTGCTACAAAAAGGAGAAAAAACAAAAAGTGGTATGCCAGAATTGAAAGATTATGCATTACTGGACAACCATCTATTGAAGCTTGTTGAAACCTTTAACAGTTTAGATGCAAATATCATTTTCACATCATGGGAAACAACACGCGAAATCATTGAAGAGGGCGGTACAAAGTATAACCAATTCATACCTGATATTCGGGATAAAATTGTAAATCATATCATGGGCATTGAACATGTGGTTGCTCGTTTAGTAAAGAAAGCAGATGGTACACGAGGTTTCATATTAGAGGGCAATCAAAGCATGTATGCGAAAAACCACTTGGATGATCGTAACGGTTGT from Lysinibacillus sp. G4S2 includes these protein-coding regions:
- a CDS encoding site-specific integrase, encoding MANIEKRGDNSYRFTVYLPKDAQGKYPKKRKSITVEGKYTPKQLKEYLDSEYLRFKNEVLSGNFIETKKMIFSDFAKQWEEKYASTLAGTTYGNHQRKLNDHILPVIGHMEINKINELILLDLLSNLKRKDGKEGELSFHSKQDIYRTLQSVFKYATKWRVIANNPMDGIEKPKPNDTEYEHADLQVYDENEIAQLMKLVQHEPEHWRIMFTLALAAGLRRGELLGLEWKNVDIVNNQIEIKQTIVLTKTGPHIKTTKTKTSKRIVTLPSSMIEELKRYRKQWVKNKLKYADQWEEDKYEWVFCNEKGHHLHPSSPTNKWSKFLKANKFKYIRLHDLRHTSASLLIAQGVHAKIISERLGHSDISITMNTYGHAFKSADRAAADKLEVLFNTNVK
- a CDS encoding helix-turn-helix transcriptional regulator translates to MLGDRIKLVRKNSNLTQDKFAEALSVTRPMIASYELRKVTPNDVFIKHLCSSFNINEEWLRTGEGEMFISSKELYADIVTDAMERGNEQIRDLIIEAHELSDEELETFLNLIRLMNAKKKGNSN
- a CDS encoding phage regulatory protein/antirepressor Ant; translation: MEIANLDGQLVIDSRDIAEMVSRPHNDVLKDIRRIVDQLGEGTSSQSYFIESTYTNSQNKELPCFLLTKKGCELYGTRMTGAKGTQFAVAYIDRFNEMEQTLLDQQPDYHLPSTFKEALYTLAESVDENDKLKQKIESDREKVVLANAITTSDEGLLIEGAAKYMRQNGVNIGRDRLFKWLRGQGYLVSRQGREFNKPTQKSLNQGLMKIHAQQYFDSEGELKVNRQVVVTGKGLMFFINKFLHDGQLTLRLE
- a CDS encoding helix-turn-helix domain-containing protein — its product is MEKITLSVDEVAKLLGLGKTTIYTMARQNEIPHKKVRGRILFHRQTIESWLGGETN
- a CDS encoding AbrB/MazE/SpoVT family DNA-binding domain-containing protein codes for the protein MKSTGIIRKVDDLGRVVVPKELRRTLGIENGDPLEIFIDGDQIILKKYKPNMTCIATGEVSDDNYSLLGGKLILSREGLEKLLDEIEK
- a CDS encoding host-nuclease inhibitor Gam family protein, translating into MLANKLEQLDEQLQDNSVELTKEEVVEQFKIDGLDSADWALRKIAINNKALQEKEELFAKYEQWIKAERAKTERDNSFFEYLLTDYHARILAENPKQKSISTPNGKVQSTTRKPAIVKPEKDSLPQLIEYAEQNEFADFVEVKKELKWTEFKKELTLTDDLKVVDSNGQVVPNIPISEGGTTFKITT
- a CDS encoding organic solvent tolerance protein OstA, whose amino-acid sequence is MKKLLNQKEQWYADTAEDAEEIVTEAKENEALVMKKISEKYNKYGQYFLVDLTYQYGTPKEVMEGKPKDDAPDGQMSIEEVHEGVPYTVNQDGSVKVENNDEELPEFEDPFADKEEEEKKNDVDDENLPF
- a CDS encoding AAA family ATPase, which translates into the protein MELTNGAQITKSKKAHIIMYSKQGDGKTTVAGLLPGKTLVFDIDGTSQVLAGYENVDVAKIDGENPRESILKFYAIAKANIKKYDNVFIDNLTHYQKLWLLQKGEKTKSGMPELKDYALLDNHLLKLVETFNSLDANIIFTSWETTREIIEEGGTKYNQFIPDIRDKIVNHIMGIEHVVARLVKKADGTRGFILEGNQSMYAKNHLDDRNGCLQNELLNIGSMPSTDNKEEK